Proteins co-encoded in one Carassius gibelio isolate Cgi1373 ecotype wild population from Czech Republic chromosome A15, carGib1.2-hapl.c, whole genome shotgun sequence genomic window:
- the LOC128029079 gene encoding myb/SANT-like DNA-binding domain-containing protein 4 — MDFLQMKHLKRKRKSNYSVKETQTLIREIHKRREILFSRQQNMAINELKRRAWEEVADSVNALGEGELRTAAEVKRRYLDWRALMKRKKLQAELASGLKQEFEPSSPDNDVSLGGCDQSLDLSGFSKDSSCDWQDLTDLGEPSTHTSGVKTEDDEASSYRLEAEIGDGGEEDDEDCFTSILPDMDREGRVPEVFAHIDEFGVLSSTKPALGSAATLLGAGGSYGMGIAGLENTGVLVALERQRLDLEKHRLQVESERLQVEKERLLVEKERLRQGEVERERLQLEKERLQVERERLRLLLEQNTPLQQSPAPSMYVATPTTSSSAPSSSSLDGEKDRKLVWPMMMDLEAEKLKLEKERLLLEKERLQFFKFESGRLHIEKERLQVEKERLQLHKDGQQMALHS, encoded by the exons ATGGACTTCCTGCAGATGAAGCAcctgaagaggaagaggaagagtaaCTACAGCGTAAAGGAAACTCAGACTCTGATCCGCGAGATCCACAAGCGACGTGAGATCCTGTTCTCCCGCCAGCAGAACATGGCCATCAACGAGCTGAAGCGGCGAGCGTGGGAGGAGGTAGCTGACAGCGTGAACGCTCTGGGCGAGGGCGAGCTGCGCACGGCGGCCGAGGTCAAGCGGCGCTATCTGGACTGGCGCGCGTTGATGAAACGAAAGAAGCTTCAGGCTGAGTTGGCGTCGGGATTGAAGCAGGAGTTTGAGCCTTCGTCTCCTGATAACGACGTGTCTCTTGGTGGCTGCGACCAGTCGCTGGACCTCAGTGGGTTTTCCAAAGACTCGTCGTGCGACTGGCAGGACCTGACGGACCTCGGGGAGcccagcacacacacatctggagTCAAAACGGAGGACGATGAGGCCAGCAGCTATAGA TTGGAGGCGGAGATTGGAGATGGTGGTGAGGAGGACGATGAAGACTGTTTTACCTCCATCCTCCCTGATATGGACCGCGAGGGCCGAGTTCCTGAAGTCTTCGCTCACATTGATGAATTCGGCGTGCTGAGCTCCACAAAGCCTGCGTTGGGCTCGGCGGCGACTCTGTTGGGAGCCGGGGGCTCGTACGGGATGGGCATAGCTGGATTGGAGAACACAGGTGTGCTGGTGGCGCTGGAGAGGCAGAGACTTGACCTGGAGAAACACCGATTACAGGTGGAGTCCGAACGGCTGCAGGTGGAGAAAGAGCGCCTCCTGGTGGAGAAGGAGCGGTTGAGGCAGGGCGAGGTGGAGAGAGAGCGGCTGCAGCTGGAGAAGGAGCGTCTGCAGGTGGAGCGAGAACGATTGCGACTGCTGCTGGAACAGAACACGCCCCTCCAGCAGAGCCCCGCCCCCTCTATGTATGTAGCCACGCCCACCACGTCGTCCTCTGCCCCCTCGTCATCCTCATTGGATGGCGAGAAGGACAGGAAGCTGGTTTGGCCGATGATGATGGATTTGGAGGCGGAGAAGCTGAAGTTAGAGAAAGAGCGCCTCCTGCTGGAGAAAGAGAGACTGCAGTTCTTCAAGTTTGAGTCGGGAAGACTGCACATTGAGAAAGAGCGCCTTCAGGTGGAGAAAGAGAGACTGCAGCTTCACAAAGATGGACAACAGATGGCGCTGCACTCCTGA
- the LOC128029082 gene encoding uncharacterized protein LOC128029082 produces the protein MKATFEYRQRLVHDPEGSTTILSVFPRFLDTKGLILQDFTLLFGSETASRLLERWPTVFKAKVIRLGETLTPTPLLKRLLSSAKQSKESSEAQDSPEWDSDISSFLLLLHLLSPQASGRKKIQRISICKAIDHLVVFHKACRSIQEHLELEENRQPYILASGRSKEAISHYFIVVDKKLIPCQESSSLAAIDELFKIHFVFSLSYDSHCLSLGVMYYQGY, from the exons ATGAAGGCAACGTTTGAATACAGACAGCGCCTTGTCCATGATCCAGAGGGATCCACCACCATTCTCTCTGTTTTTCCTCGGTTCCTGGACACTAAAGGATTG ATTCTTCAGGACTTCACACTCCTCTTTGGGTCAGAAACTGCTTCCAGACTTTTGGAAAGGTGGCCGACAGTTTTCAAAGCAAAGGTTATCAGACTAGGAGAAACCTTGACTCCCACTCCACTGCTGAAACGATTACTGTCATCTGCCAAACAGAGCAAAGAAAGCAGCGAGGCACAGGATTCCCCAG agtGGGACAGTGATATATCATCCTTCCTTCTACTTTTGCATCTCCTATCACCCCAGGCTTCAGGAAGAAAGAAAATCCAAAGGATCAGTATTTGCAAGGCTATTGACCATCTGGTGGTGTTTCACAAA gCATGCAGGAGCATACAGGAACACCTTGAGCTGGAAGAGAATCGTCAGCCATACATTCTTGCCTCAGGGAGGAGCAAGGAAGCCATCAGTCACTACTTCATTGTGGTGGATAAAAAGCTCATCCCCTGTCAAGAATCCTCTTCACTGGCTGCCATTGATGAACTCTTCAAGATTCATTTTGTTTTCAGTCTCAGTTATGATAGCCATTGCCTATCACTGGGAGTCATGTACTATCAGGGGTATTGA